One window of Perca flavescens isolate YP-PL-M2 chromosome 6, PFLA_1.0, whole genome shotgun sequence genomic DNA carries:
- the ino80c gene encoding INO80 complex subunit C → MASQIPITARAQPAAASSAALRGKKRPGSLAVSAAQQATGSSSSSSKKKKGQLTATPTIQTQITAVELVAEVKAVGTVDCGPIAITESTAKPPPFKDPTFMHSGIGGAAAGKKNRTWKNLKQILALERTLPWKLNDPNYYSIDAPPSLKPPKKYSDISGLPANYTDPQTKLRFTSSEEFSYIRLLPTDVVTGYLALRKATCIVP, encoded by the exons ATGGCGTCTCAGATCCCTATAACCGCCCGGGCTCAGCCGGCAGCCGCCAGCTCCGCCGCTCTCCGGGGGAAGAAACGTCCCGGTAGTCTGGCGGTTTCTGCCGCTCAGCAGGCCAccgggagcagcagcagcagcagcaagaagAAGAAAGGCCAGCTGACAGCGACACCAACAATACAGACACAG ATAACAGCAGTGGAGTTGGTGGCTGAGGTGAAGGCCGTGGGAACAGTTGACTGTGGACCAATTGCCATCACTGAGTCCACAGCAAAGCCTCCACCGTTCAAAGACCCCACATTTATG CATTCTGGGATTGGTGGAGCAGCAGCAGGTAAAAAGAACAGGACCTGGAAGAATCTCAAACAGATTCTGGCTTTGGAGCGGACTTTACCCTGGAAGCTCAACGATCCCAACT ACTACAGCATTGATGCCCCTCCCTCCTTGAAGCCGCCCAAGAAATACTCTGACATCTCTGGACTCCCT GCAAACTACACAGACCCTCAGACAAAGCTACGCTTCACATCCTCTGAGGAGTTCTCCTACATCCGCCTCCTCCCCACCGATGTTGTCACAGGCTACCTGGCCCTCCGAAAGGCAACTTGCATCGTGCCCTGA
- the LOC114557778 gene encoding sperm-associated antigen 4 protein-like, which yields MPSKVASRKSSRLNSTGYYNVEGEPFICYKETTRKIFRRHRRNTSQLSTSHRAEKQKNRNTDSDILTNRNSNILSIQNTNSRASTVFKIFGILFFLVPLCFGLAYLIPTLNSSFLDCGPSESPVSTYVTNTTKAASCEELAKQIRKLQDKQLRLENYLLPVADTLPNYALESQGACVISHLSSTTYHAQAGWSFLWIPMWLKSANPGTVIKGGSPLVIGHCWPFAGERGHLFITLSHPVTISHVSLSHFSRNLSPTGTITSAPKEFSVCGMKTFDEEGTPLGTFLYDQDGESSQTFKLPDHKKGVFHHVKLQVETNWGNPDYTCLYSFKVHGMLADEGHKGADRTPTSGCRDR from the exons ATGCCGAGTAAAG TCGCATCACGAAAAAGTTCTCGGTTGAATTCAACAGGATACTACAACGTTGAGGGAGAACCCTTCATTTGCTACAAGGAGACCACGCGCAA GATTTTCAGAAGACATCGTAGGAACACTTCTCAGTTAAGTACCAGCCACAGAGCAGAAAAACAGaagaacagaaacacagacagtgaCATACTCACTAACCGAAACAGCAACATACTTAGTATCCAAAACACCAACAGCAGGGCCTCCACTGTGTTCAAGATTTTTGGCATTCTCTTCTTCCTAGTGCCCCTGTGTTTTG GATTGGCATACTTGATACCGACTCTGAACAGCAGCTTTCTGGACTGCGGACCCTCAGAGTCACCTGTCTCAACTTACGTTACCAATACGACTAAG GCTGCATCATGTGAAGAGCTAGCAAAACAAATAAGAAAGCTGCAGGACAAGCAGCTGAGGTTAGAAAACTACCTGCTACCGGTGGCGGACACACTGCCTAACTACGCTCTGGAGTCGCAAG GGGCCTGTGTTATATCTCATCTCTCCTCAACAACATACCATGCACAAGCAGGCTGGAGTTTTCTCTGGATACCTATGTGGCTAAAAAGTGCAAACCCAGGGACTGTAATTAAG GGAGGCTCACCCCTGGTTATAGGGCACTGCTGGCCCTTTGCAGGTGAGCGTGGACATTTATTCATCACCCTGTCCCACCCAGTCACCATAAGCCACGTGTCACTGAGTCACTTTTCAAGGAACCTGTCCCCAACTGGCACCATTACTAGCGCCCCCAAGGAGTTTTCTGTCTGT GGCATGAAGACTTTTGATGAAGAAGGAACCCCACTTGGAACCTTTCTTTATGATCAGGATGGGGAGTCATCACAGACTTTCAAATTGCCT GATCATAAAAAAGGTGTCTTCCACCATGTAAAGCTGCAAGTCGAGACCAACTGGGGCAATCCTGACTACACCTGTCTCTACAGTTTCAAGGTCCATGGGATGCTGGCAGACGAAGGACACAAAGGAGCAGACAGGACACCAACATCTGGGTGCAGAGACAGATGA